A stretch of the Nicotiana tabacum cultivar K326 chromosome 6, ASM71507v2, whole genome shotgun sequence genome encodes the following:
- the LOC107793019 gene encoding uncharacterized protein LOC107793019, with amino-acid sequence MGKGVAKSSPTLVGLTSEIGATVVWSEESVGEEESVREKGGSGSGEAAKGLVRLGKNVQEPVPSEREPLEDLLRKVSDNYPKKKKSSRVKVHGTARANKKRKAASSIPVETPRTRERATRSQKKQSEAKLEKALEESKRKTGAKGKKKKVIELAEEVEFEEMDLVLRDEEEDKEMEVETPKAKKIKTSKKKFAS; translated from the coding sequence ATGGGAAAAGGAGTGGCTAAATCTTCACCCACTCTTGTTGGTTTGACTTCGGAAATAGGAGCTACGGTAGTGTGGAGTGAGGAATctgttggagaagaagaaagtgTGAGAGAAAAAGGAGGAAGTGGGTCTGGAGAAGCTGCTAAGGGGTTGGTAAGATTGGGGAAGAATGttcaagaacctgttccatctgaGCGGGAACCCCTAGAAGACCTACTGAGAAAAGTGTCTGATAATTatcctaaaaagaaaaagagttcaagAGTTAAAGTCCATGGTACTGCTAGggcaaacaaaaagagaaaggcTGCCTCTTCTATCCCTGTAGAGACTCCTCGTACAAGAGAAAGAGCTACAAGGAGTCAGAAGAAGCAGAGTGAGGCTAAACTAGAAAAGGCCCtagaagaaagtaagagaaaaactggtgcaaagggaaagaagaagaaggtgatTGAGCTTGCTGAGGAAGTTGAATTTGAGGAGATGGACCTGGTTCTTCGTGATGAAGAGGAGGACAAAGAAATGGAGGTTGAGACtccaaaggcaaagaaaatcaAGACTTCCAAAAAGAAGTTTGCTTCATAG
- the LOC107793017 gene encoding uncharacterized protein LOC107793017: protein MTPLLSAHNICVSPSEIVYALEKLGTKVQWTQKIKSDQSIRRSNILCEFLQERGYKIEDCIGLQQEVVRMLNQGYLKELLSNRGRANFARGRDQPQGPPKPPSPARTIQMIIGGGDDTVINHVKFTTTHKFKWTVAHERYDDLEDSIIFNKSDTDGLSFPHYDALVISLRITDIDVKRIMVDDGSGACIVHPRVLMQMRLEDKIIPRCITLTGFNNVVERTSGEIVLFVLASKVTLETTFHFMN from the coding sequence ATGACTCCATTGCTATCTGCTCACAATATTtgtgtttctccttcagaaatagtgtacgcaTTGGAAAAGCTCGGCACGAAGGTGCAGTGGACGCAAAAGATAAAGTCGGATCAGAGCATAAGGAGGTCAAACATCCTGTGTGAATTCCTCCAAGAAAGAGGATACAAGATCGAAGATTGCATAGGTCTGCAACAAGAAGTAGTAAGAATGTTAAACCAGGGATACCTGAAAGAACTTCTGAGCAACAGAGGACGGGCCAATTTCGCTCGAGGGCGCGATCAACCTcaaggacctccaaaaccaccatCACCAGCTCGTActatacaaatgatcattggcGGCGGCGATGACACggtaatcaaccatgtgaaattcACCACCACACATAAATTCAAATGGACAGTTGCCCATGAACGGTATGACGACCTTGAAGACAGTATCATCTTCAATAAGTCGGATACCGatggtttgtctttccctcactatgatgctttggttatatCTTTACGCATCACAGATATcgatgtaaaaagaataatggtggatgACGGAAGCGGCGCGTGTATTGTTCACCCACGAGTTCTCATGCAGATGAGGctcgaggataaaataataccaCGTTGCATAACACTAACGGGCTTTAATAATGTAGTGGAGCGAACATCTGGAGAAATAGTGCTATTTGTCCTGGCTAGCAAGGTCACCTTGGAAACGACATTCCACTTCATGAATTAG